The following are encoded together in the bacterium Unc6 genome:
- a CDS encoding methionine biosynthesis protein MetW encodes MTYENIRPDHRIILGLVQQQSKVLDLGCGTGELLYILIKEKNVRGQGIEIDEQAIYKCVARGLSVFHGDIDSGLSEYKDKSFDYVILNQSLQEVRKPEIVLKESLRVSRKVIVSFPNFTYYSARLQIFFKGKVPVTPSLPYEWYNTPNLHFLSISDFIEYCRRRDIRIEKSFFIGKNKKVRIFPNLFASVGIFLIAKKEPESICKSSPKIVEVV; translated from the coding sequence ATGACATATGAGAATATCCGCCCGGATCATAGAATAATACTCGGTTTAGTCCAGCAGCAATCAAAAGTTTTAGATCTTGGCTGCGGGACAGGAGAGCTCTTGTATATTCTGATCAAGGAGAAGAACGTACGCGGTCAGGGCATTGAAATAGACGAGCAGGCAATATATAAATGTGTAGCCCGGGGTTTAAGCGTATTTCATGGAGACATAGATTCCGGACTGTCCGAGTATAAAGATAAATCTTTTGATTATGTAATTTTAAACCAGAGCCTTCAGGAGGTCAGGAAGCCTGAAATTGTTCTGAAGGAATCTCTGAGGGTAAGTAGAAAAGTTATAGTTAGCTTCCCTAATTTTACCTATTACAGTGCGCGTTTACAGATATTCTTTAAAGGCAAAGTTCCGGTCACGCCTTCTCTGCCTTATGAATGGTACAATACGCCCAATCTCCATTTTTTAAGCATTTCGGATTTTATTGAATATTGCCGCAGGAGAGACATCAGAATAGAAAAATCCTTTTTTATCGGGAAAAATAAAAAGGTGAGGATATTTCCAAACTTGTTTGCATCGGTAGGAATATTCCTCATCGCGAAAAAAGAGCCCGAAAGTATTTGTAAATCTTCTCCAAAAATAGTAGAGGTAGTGTAG
- a CDS encoding homoserine O-acetyltransferase has product MTEERRESRENSVGVAQTQYVTFDSLPLESGEKLAPVTLAYETYGVLNEKKSNAILILHALSGDAHVAGVHEGQNNTGWWDAMVGPGKAFDTEKYFVVCSNVLGGCKGSTGPSSVNPKTGKPYALDFPVITINDMVNAEKQLIDYLGIEKLLTVVGGSMGGMQVLSWLVRYPQRIRSAIPIATAARHSPQQIAFNEVGRQAIMADPYWKSGNYYDGPLPAKGLAVARMIGHITFMSDVSMTEKFGRQKKNNAQNVKFTADFEVEGYLRYRGDNFVKRFDANSYLYITKAIDNFDASNGMSLQEVLEGIKAKVLVIAFKSDWLYPAYQSKEIVKACKLSGIEATYCEVDSTYGHDAFLLEVEEETHLISHFLKKVFYEYEVTGSYDI; this is encoded by the coding sequence ATGACAGAGGAAAGAAGAGAATCAAGGGAGAATAGCGTTGGGGTTGCTCAGACGCAATACGTTACGTTTGATAGCCTTCCACTCGAGAGTGGAGAGAAGCTTGCACCTGTTACTCTTGCCTATGAGACCTATGGTGTATTAAACGAGAAAAAATCTAACGCCATTCTTATTCTCCATGCGCTTTCAGGCGATGCGCATGTAGCCGGTGTGCATGAAGGGCAGAATAACACGGGATGGTGGGATGCTATGGTCGGCCCGGGCAAGGCATTTGACACGGAAAAGTATTTTGTAGTTTGTTCAAATGTTTTAGGCGGATGCAAAGGCTCTACCGGTCCCTCAAGCGTCAATCCCAAAACCGGTAAGCCTTACGCTCTTGATTTTCCGGTTATTACCATAAATGATATGGTTAATGCCGAAAAGCAGCTTATTGATTATTTAGGTATTGAGAAATTATTGACAGTTGTAGGCGGTTCAATGGGGGGAATGCAGGTTTTGTCGTGGCTGGTGAGATATCCCCAGAGGATCCGCAGCGCAATACCAATTGCCACAGCTGCAAGGCATTCTCCTCAGCAGATTGCGTTCAATGAGGTAGGTAGGCAGGCAATTATGGCTGATCCGTACTGGAAGTCGGGGAATTACTACGACGGGCCACTGCCAGCCAAGGGCCTAGCAGTGGCAAGGATGATTGGCCATATAACATTCATGAGCGATGTTTCCATGACTGAAAAGTTCGGAAGACAAAAAAAGAATAATGCCCAAAACGTCAAATTCACTGCTGATTTTGAGGTAGAGGGGTATTTGCGCTATCGCGGCGACAATTTTGTCAAAAGGTTTGACGCTAACTCTTACCTTTATATTACCAAGGCCATTGATAATTTCGATGCATCAAATGGTATGTCCCTTCAGGAAGTGTTAGAGGGAATAAAGGCGAAAGTGCTAGTTATTGCCTTTAAATCAGATTGGCTGTATCCGGCATATCAGTCAAAGGAAATAGTCAAAGCCTGCAAGCTTTCAGGGATAGAGGCGACATATTGCGAAGTTGATTCAACATACGGACATGACGCTTTTCTTTTGGAAGTTGAGGAAGAAACGCACCTGATTTCACATTTCTTAAAAAAAGTATTTTATGAATATGAGGTAACAGGAAGCTATGACATATGA
- a CDS encoding O-acetylhomoserine aminocarboxypropyltransferase (catalyzes the formation of L-methionine and acetate from O-acetyl-L-homoserine and methanethiol) — protein MTEKNEGLRTETLALHGGQVADPTTGARAVPIYQTTSYQFKNTEHAANLFALKEFGNIYTRIMNPTTDVFEKRMAALDGGVGALAVASGQAAQALALLNIAQAGDEIVSADNLYGGTYNQFHYTFPRLGIKVKFVKSNDLEAFQRAITPKTKALYAESIGNPKLDIADLEGISKVAHKNGIPFVLDNTVSPYLLRPFDFGVDIIVYSATKFIGGHGTSIGGVIVDSGKFDWDNGKFPLISEPEPSYHGIDFIEALKPLGNIAYIIKARVTLLRDLGPALSPFNAFLFLQGLETLHLRMPRHSENALAVAKYLKKHSRVSWVNYPGLDDSPERERVKRYLPKGAGAILGFGIKGGLEAGRKFIDSLQLISHLANVGDAKSLAIHPATTTHQQLSDEEQLSTGVTQDFVRLSIGIEHIDDILADIEQALAKTA, from the coding sequence ATGACGGAAAAAAATGAGGGTTTGAGAACAGAAACATTGGCGTTGCACGGAGGACAGGTTGCGGACCCGACGACGGGGGCGCGGGCTGTGCCGATTTATCAGACGACCTCTTATCAGTTCAAAAATACGGAGCATGCGGCGAATCTTTTTGCACTGAAAGAATTCGGGAACATTTACACAAGGATAATGAACCCGACAACCGATGTCTTTGAAAAACGAATGGCAGCTCTGGACGGTGGCGTCGGAGCGCTTGCTGTGGCGAGCGGGCAGGCTGCGCAGGCACTCGCTCTCCTCAATATAGCGCAGGCAGGTGATGAGATCGTTTCGGCAGATAACCTCTACGGCGGAACGTATAATCAATTCCATTATACTTTCCCGCGCTTAGGAATAAAGGTCAAATTTGTTAAGTCCAATGACCTTGAGGCTTTTCAGAGAGCGATAACCCCAAAGACGAAAGCACTATATGCCGAATCCATAGGTAATCCCAAACTTGACATCGCGGATTTGGAAGGAATATCCAAGGTTGCCCATAAGAACGGCATTCCGTTTGTTTTGGACAATACGGTATCCCCTTATTTATTAAGACCGTTTGATTTTGGAGTAGATATCATTGTGTATTCGGCGACCAAGTTTATCGGCGGCCACGGCACAAGCATCGGCGGGGTAATCGTTGATTCCGGTAAGTTTGATTGGGATAACGGTAAGTTCCCTCTTATCTCTGAACCCGAACCAAGCTATCATGGAATTGATTTCATCGAAGCGCTTAAGCCGCTTGGTAATATCGCCTATATCATCAAGGCGCGGGTTACTCTTTTAAGGGATCTTGGTCCGGCGCTTTCACCGTTCAACGCTTTTCTGTTTTTGCAGGGGTTAGAAACCTTGCACCTGAGGATGCCGCGGCATTCCGAAAATGCGCTTGCAGTAGCGAAATATTTGAAGAAACATTCAAGGGTAAGCTGGGTTAATTATCCGGGTTTGGATGATAGTCCCGAAAGAGAAAGGGTTAAAAGGTATCTACCAAAAGGAGCGGGTGCAATATTAGGTTTTGGAATTAAAGGAGGGTTGGAAGCGGGAAGAAAATTTATTGACTCGCTTCAATTAATATCGCACTTGGCCAATGTCGGTGATGCTAAAAGTCTTGCCATTCATCCGGCGACTACCACACATCAGCAGTTATCTGACGAAGAGCAGTTATCAACCGGGGTGACTCAGGATTTTGTTCGCCTGTCCATTGGCATTGAGCACATTGACGATATCCTTGCCGATATCGAGCAGGCATTAGCTAAAACAGCATAA
- a CDS encoding NrdH-redoxin — MAKSVKIYTTSTCPYCIRAKQFLKDNNITYEDVDVSVNQQAGEEMIQKSGQIGVPVLDIDGKIIVGFDKERIKEALGL; from the coding sequence ATGGCAAAGTCAGTAAAGATTTATACTACCTCTACCTGTCCTTATTGCATTCGTGCTAAACAATTTTTAAAAGACAACAATATCACTTATGAGGATGTAGATGTGTCTGTTAACCAACAAGCAGGAGAAGAGATGATCCAAAAATCTGGTCAGATTGGAGTTCCGGTTTTAGATATCGACGGTAAAATTATTGTCGGCTTTGACAAAGAAAGAATAAAAGAGGCTCTGGGATTATAA
- a CDS encoding rubredoxin gives MYDQQKGDPDNGINPGTTFEDLPDSWVCPQCGVGKDLFEKV, from the coding sequence ATTTATGACCAGCAAAAAGGTGACCCGGATAACGGTATAAACCCAGGCACTACCTTTGAGGATTTACCGGATAGTTGGGTTTGTCCACAATGTGGAGTAGGTAAAGATTTGTTTGAGAAAGTTTAG
- a CDS encoding HicB family protein, whose amino-acid sequence MEYTVILHRAEEGGFWVEVPALPGCFSQGETVEETLTNTKEAIESHLLALRADGQSLPKDEILVFSKIEV is encoded by the coding sequence ATGGAATATACAGTAATATTGCATCGGGCTGAAGAAGGAGGTTTTTGGGTGGAGGTTCCTGCTTTACCGGGTTGTTTTTCTCAAGGTGAGACAGTGGAGGAAACTTTAACCAATACAAAAGAAGCGATAGAATCTCATCTTCTGGCCTTGAGAGCAGATGGGCAGAGCTTGCCTAAAGACGAAATTTTGGTTTTTAGTAAGATTGAGGTATAA
- a CDS encoding tRNA pseudouridine(38-40) synthase TruA, whose product MSRRFLVQIEYDGTSYCGWQAQDIKKSKKPSIQQVVEGAIFKLFNTRVKVYSSGRTDSGVHSLAQYAHFDVDTHFSDFKILKAINSYLPEDVAIVQCRQVGRDFNSRFLPSIRTYTYTIVNRSVRPVIQRMYCCFIPYHLNVRRMQKEIKFIIGKHDFKCFQAKDKKERLGIRTITAASVRKRGDKIYIQISANGFLYNMVRNIVGTLIDIGRGKLPQGSMKKILDSKDRFFAGPTAPAKGLCLTSIDFCKVTEGIVSGK is encoded by the coding sequence GTGTCCAGAAGATTTCTTGTCCAAATAGAATATGACGGAACTTCATACTGCGGTTGGCAGGCGCAGGACATCAAAAAATCAAAAAAGCCCAGCATTCAACAGGTTGTTGAAGGTGCTATATTTAAGTTATTCAATACGAGGGTTAAGGTTTATTCATCAGGTAGAACAGATTCAGGTGTTCATTCTCTGGCACAGTATGCGCATTTTGATGTTGATACACATTTTTCAGACTTTAAGATTTTAAAAGCAATCAATTCATACCTGCCGGAAGATGTTGCTATTGTTCAGTGTAGACAGGTTGGGCGTGATTTTAATTCAAGGTTCTTACCCTCAATAAGGACATATACATACACAATTGTCAACAGAAGTGTAAGACCCGTTATACAAAGAATGTACTGCTGTTTTATTCCATATCACCTGAATGTAAGAAGAATGCAAAAAGAGATAAAGTTTATTATAGGGAAACACGACTTTAAGTGTTTTCAGGCAAAAGATAAAAAGGAAAGGTTAGGTATAAGAACAATAACTGCTGCAAGTGTCAGGAAAAGGGGGGATAAAATTTATATACAAATCAGTGCCAATGGATTTTTATATAATATGGTAAGAAACATCGTTGGCACACTTATTGATATAGGAAGGGGAAAATTACCGCAAGGCAGTATGAAAAAGATACTTGATTCTAAGGATAGGTTTTTTGCAGGGCCCACTGCTCCTGCAAAGGGACTTTGTCTTACCAGCATAGACTTTTGTAAGGTTACAGAAGGCATTGTTTCAGGAAAATAA
- a CDS encoding electron transport complex subunit RsxE — protein MAEKLCVKSCLWNGLCIENPVFRLMLGLCPALAVTTSVLSGFSMGLAAIFVLICSSVIISLLKGIIPEQIRIPCYIVVIATFVTITKMILMAYFFEIYNKLGLFIDIMVVNCIILGRVEAFASKNTVFYSFWDAVGMGTGFLFATTLIGGIREVLGSGTLLSGTSFVFSIPFLETSPVIAMILPPGAFLIVGFILGLLNLMQTRRL, from the coding sequence ATGGCTGAAAAACTCTGCGTAAAAAGCTGCCTCTGGAACGGTTTGTGCATTGAAAATCCTGTTTTTAGGCTTATGCTCGGACTGTGTCCTGCGCTTGCTGTAACAACATCTGTTTTAAGCGGTTTCAGTATGGGTCTTGCGGCAATATTTGTTCTTATATGTTCCAGCGTGATTATATCACTCTTAAAAGGCATTATACCCGAACAGATAAGGATCCCCTGTTATATTGTTGTGATTGCAACATTTGTCACGATTACAAAGATGATTCTTATGGCATACTTCTTCGAAATCTATAATAAATTAGGTCTTTTTATAGATATTATGGTTGTCAACTGTATAATCCTTGGAAGAGTAGAGGCATTTGCATCAAAGAATACTGTTTTTTATTCTTTCTGGGATGCAGTGGGCATGGGAACAGGATTTCTTTTTGCCACAACACTGATAGGAGGTATCCGTGAAGTATTGGGAAGCGGGACACTGTTAAGCGGCACATCATTTGTTTTTTCTATACCATTTTTAGAAACAAGTCCTGTAATTGCTATGATACTTCCACCAGGTGCATTTCTTATAGTAGGTTTTATTCTCGGGCTTTTAAATTTAATGCAAACCAGGAGATTATGA
- a CDS encoding DNA gyrase subunit A, with protein sequence MSNNEALYARNEKILQVPVEEEMKSAYLRYAMSVIIGRALPDVRDGLKPVQRRLLYCMKNDLNLEHNKPYKKSARIVGDTMGRYHPHGDAALYETLVRMAQDFSMRYPLVDGQGNFGSIDGDPPAAMRYTEARLASISDTVLQDLDKDTVAFGPNFDESLKEPLVLPSILPNLLVNGSSGIAVGMATNIPPHNLSEVVDAITSLIDNPDCEIKDLMRFIKGPDFPTGGIILGAEGIKQAFTTGRGSIKLSARANIEQQKSGRESIVITEIPYQVNKTNLIQAIADLVQNKKIEGISDVRDETDREGVRIVVELKRDQNSRVILNQLYKHTQMQTTFGVIMLELVDGKPRVLNIKEILQEYVKYRKEIVTKRTQFELDKAQNRAHILEGFKIAVDNLDAIISIIKKSENPEIAKQALIKKFSFSDKQTQAILEMQLQRLTSLERKKTDDEYLEIIKQIEIYKGILASVKKILQIIKQEVMTLKEKYGDERRTQIVLKAEELETEDLIAEEDMVVTISHIGYIKRLPVSTYRKQKRGGKGVSAGELKEEDFIEHLFIASTHDYMLFFTDKGKVYWLKVFELPQASRQAKGRAIVNCLEIEQSEKISSLLVVRKFEENKYLVMATQKGIIKKTTLSVYSHPKKAGIVAINIREGDKLVACQITDGKSDIFFATKQGKAIRFSEECIRAVGRTATGVRGIRLSNEDSVIAMEVVGTGALIFTITENGLGKCTSIDAYRKQRRGGKGIINIKCTQKNGSVIGVKAVQEDDELMIITQEGMMVRTPAKDIRTIGRSTQGIKIIKLNESDSVANLSILAAKDNENSALQQNGEQGGPAL encoded by the coding sequence ATGTCAAACAATGAAGCATTATATGCAAGAAATGAAAAGATATTGCAGGTTCCGGTAGAGGAAGAGATGAAGTCTGCTTATCTGAGGTATGCAATGAGTGTTATTATCGGCAGAGCGCTTCCGGATGTAAGAGATGGTCTTAAGCCTGTCCAGAGAAGGCTTCTTTATTGTATGAAGAATGACCTTAATTTAGAACACAATAAGCCCTATAAAAAGTCTGCCCGTATAGTGGGTGATACAATGGGTAGATATCATCCGCATGGCGATGCAGCGCTTTATGAAACACTTGTAAGAATGGCACAGGATTTTTCAATGAGGTATCCTCTTGTGGATGGGCAGGGGAACTTTGGTTCAATAGATGGGGACCCACCGGCTGCAATGAGATACACAGAGGCTCGTCTTGCTTCAATATCGGACACAGTGCTTCAGGATTTAGACAAAGATACCGTTGCATTTGGTCCAAACTTTGATGAATCATTAAAAGAACCACTTGTTCTTCCTTCCATACTTCCAAATCTTTTAGTAAACGGCTCATCTGGTATTGCCGTTGGTATGGCAACAAACATTCCTCCTCATAATCTTTCAGAAGTTGTAGATGCAATTACATCTCTTATAGATAATCCTGATTGTGAAATTAAGGATTTAATGAGATTTATAAAAGGGCCTGATTTCCCCACAGGTGGAATAATACTTGGGGCAGAAGGTATAAAACAGGCATTTACAACAGGAAGAGGTTCCATAAAACTATCGGCAAGGGCAAATATTGAACAGCAAAAATCAGGCAGGGAATCTATTGTAATTACCGAGATTCCATACCAGGTAAATAAAACAAACCTTATACAGGCAATAGCAGACCTTGTCCAGAATAAAAAGATAGAGGGCATAAGTGATGTCCGTGATGAGACAGACAGAGAAGGTGTCCGTATAGTTGTTGAGTTAAAAAGGGATCAAAACTCAAGGGTTATATTAAACCAGTTGTACAAACATACACAGATGCAGACCACTTTTGGTGTTATAATGCTTGAACTTGTTGACGGGAAGCCCCGTGTTTTAAATATCAAAGAAATACTTCAGGAATATGTAAAATACAGAAAAGAGATTGTTACAAAAAGAACACAGTTTGAACTTGATAAAGCACAAAACAGGGCACACATATTAGAAGGATTTAAGATTGCTGTTGATAACCTTGATGCAATTATAAGTATTATTAAAAAAAGTGAGAACCCTGAAATTGCAAAACAGGCTTTAATTAAAAAATTCTCTTTTTCTGACAAACAGACTCAGGCAATACTTGAGATGCAACTTCAAAGACTTACCTCTCTTGAAAGGAAAAAAACAGACGATGAATATCTTGAAATTATAAAACAGATAGAAATCTATAAAGGCATACTTGCCAGTGTAAAAAAAATTCTTCAGATTATAAAACAGGAGGTAATGACATTAAAAGAAAAATATGGTGATGAAAGAAGAACACAGATTGTTCTTAAAGCAGAGGAACTTGAAACAGAGGATTTAATTGCAGAAGAAGATATGGTTGTTACAATATCCCATATCGGTTATATAAAAAGGCTTCCTGTAAGTACATACAGGAAACAGAAAAGGGGTGGGAAAGGTGTTTCTGCAGGTGAATTAAAAGAAGAGGATTTTATAGAGCATCTTTTTATTGCAAGCACGCATGACTATATGTTGTTTTTTACAGATAAAGGAAAGGTGTACTGGCTTAAAGTATTTGAATTGCCGCAAGCCTCAAGACAGGCAAAGGGAAGAGCAATAGTCAACTGTCTTGAAATTGAGCAGTCAGAAAAGATAAGCTCGCTTCTTGTTGTAAGGAAGTTTGAAGAAAATAAGTATCTTGTTATGGCAACACAAAAAGGAATTATAAAAAAGACCACACTTTCTGTATATTCACATCCCAAAAAAGCAGGGATTGTTGCTATAAATATTCGTGAAGGGGATAAACTTGTTGCCTGTCAGATTACAGATGGGAAAAGTGATATATTTTTTGCGACAAAACAGGGAAAGGCAATAAGATTTAGTGAAGAGTGCATCCGTGCTGTGGGAAGAACAGCTACTGGTGTCAGAGGAATAAGGCTGTCCAACGAAGACAGTGTGATAGCAATGGAGGTTGTAGGCACAGGGGCCCTTATTTTTACGATAACTGAAAATGGGCTTGGCAAGTGCACTTCAATAGATGCCTACAGGAAACAGAGAAGAGGTGGCAAAGGCATAATAAATATAAAATGCACACAGAAAAACGGAAGTGTTATAGGGGTTAAGGCTGTCCAAGAAGATGATGAACTTATGATAATTACGCAGGAGGGTATGATGGTAAGAACCCCAGCAAAGGATATAAGAACAATTGGTAGATCTACTCAGGGTATAAAAATAATAAAACTTAATGAAAGTGACAGTGTAGCAAACCTATCAATACTTGCGGCAAAGGATAATGAGAATTCAGCTCTTCAGCAGAACGGAGAGCAGGGTGGCCCAGCCCTTTAA
- a CDS encoding GTPase HflX: MKIYRTNEKAFLVIVENTQDKERWYITDIVEETRQLVLSSGVSIVGEIICRQSTINPKFYIGTGKIEEIIHSSYIRGADVLIFSEDLSGTQQRNLELAFGSKVIDRTQLILDIFAQRAHTNEGKIQVELAQVQYLLPRLSGKGIMLSRLGGGIGTRGPGETKLETDRRKIRQKIGRLKSSLEDIKKHRLLSRKHRKKHNLPSIALVGYTNAGKSVLHNTLTHSGAYVDDRMFSTLDPLARELKLPNGCKVVILDTVGFLHRLPHHLIDAFKATLEETEESDLILHIVDVSHPRAFRYIEAVTDVLKELNVSEKPQLLCLNKVDLLDTPARIKRLKDLYPQSVVISALHGNGIGIMLEKIEQMLSKYFQRIKITIPRERQDLLSLAYSEGNVYSRQDLQEGVYLDIIVSSAIADKFLLMNNIK; encoded by the coding sequence ATGAAAATTTATCGGACAAACGAAAAGGCTTTTCTTGTCATTGTGGAAAACACACAGGACAAGGAAAGATGGTATATTACAGATATTGTTGAAGAAACCAGACAACTTGTATTATCAAGCGGAGTTTCTATTGTAGGTGAGATAATATGCAGGCAGTCAACAATAAATCCAAAGTTTTATATTGGGACAGGCAAGATTGAAGAGATTATCCATTCTTCATATATAAGGGGTGCAGATGTTTTAATATTTAGTGAGGACCTTTCTGGGACACAGCAAAGAAATCTTGAATTGGCTTTTGGGTCTAAGGTAATAGACAGAACACAACTTATACTTGATATATTTGCACAAAGGGCCCATACAAATGAGGGTAAGATTCAGGTTGAACTTGCCCAGGTGCAGTATCTTCTCCCGAGACTTTCAGGCAAAGGTATAATGCTTTCAAGGCTTGGAGGAGGTATAGGAACGCGTGGTCCGGGTGAAACAAAACTTGAAACAGATAGAAGGAAGATAAGACAGAAAATAGGCCGCCTTAAAAGCAGTTTAGAAGATATTAAAAAGCACAGACTTCTTTCAAGGAAACACAGGAAAAAACATAATCTTCCAAGTATTGCGCTTGTCGGTTATACAAATGCAGGAAAATCTGTACTTCATAACACACTTACACATTCTGGCGCATATGTGGATGACAGAATGTTTAGCACTCTGGATCCTCTGGCAAGGGAGTTAAAACTTCCCAACGGTTGCAAGGTTGTTATACTTGACACGGTTGGTTTTCTTCACCGTCTTCCACATCATCTTATAGATGCATTTAAAGCCACGCTTGAAGAAACAGAAGAATCAGACCTTATACTACATATAGTTGATGTTAGCCATCCCCGTGCTTTCAGGTATATAGAGGCAGTAACAGATGTTTTAAAGGAATTGAATGTATCTGAAAAGCCACAGCTTCTTTGTTTGAACAAGGTAGATCTTCTTGATACACCCGCAAGAATAAAAAGGCTAAAAGATTTGTATCCGCAGTCGGTTGTTATATCTGCGCTTCATGGGAATGGTATTGGAATTATGTTAGAAAAAATTGAACAGATGTTGTCAAAATATTTTCAGAGAATTAAAATTACAATACCGAGAGAAAGACAGGACTTATTAAGTTTAGCATATTCAGAAGGGAATGTTTATTCAAGACAGGATTTACAAGAGGGGGTATATCTTGATATAATAGTTTCATCGGCAATAGCGGATAAGTTTTTACTAATGAATAATATAAAATAG
- a CDS encoding tRNA (adenosine(37)-N6)-dimethylallyltransferase MiaA — protein MNRAIFIVGPTGTGKSDVAVELSKTIPSEIISCDSMQVYKGMDIGTGKASKEILSTAPHHLIDIIKPSEDFNVAKYIYYVQIALEKIKNHNKIPIFVGGSGLYINSIVYGLCGAPAQVPEIRARILKEQDRKGIEYLFKKLKSVDPVAASKIEGFNLRRIVRALEVFEATGIAISRYREKTESIISNYAVKMFGLTMERQKLYNRINKRVVNMFDMGLVREVKNLSQNKMSWTSSKALGYKEVIDCLKKNISLEDTISLVQRNTRRYAKRQMTWFKKNKNIKWIDVEDKASEDIANQIFSFTAGDR, from the coding sequence ATGAATAGGGCAATATTTATTGTTGGTCCTACCGGTACTGGCAAGTCAGATGTTGCAGTTGAACTTTCCAAAACTATTCCCTCAGAAATCATCTCTTGTGATTCTATGCAGGTATATAAAGGAATGGATATAGGAACAGGCAAGGCATCAAAAGAGATACTGTCAACAGCACCACACCATCTTATTGATATTATTAAACCTTCAGAGGATTTTAATGTTGCAAAATATATTTATTATGTCCAAATTGCGCTTGAAAAAATAAAGAACCATAATAAGATACCGATATTTGTTGGTGGAAGCGGACTTTATATAAATTCAATAGTGTACGGCCTTTGCGGTGCACCTGCGCAGGTTCCTGAAATAAGGGCTCGGATTTTAAAAGAGCAAGACCGGAAGGGAATAGAGTATCTGTTTAAAAAGTTAAAAAGTGTTGACCCTGTTGCTGCATCAAAGATTGAGGGCTTTAACCTGAGAAGGATTGTAAGGGCATTAGAGGTATTTGAGGCTACCGGTATTGCAATATCAAGATACAGAGAAAAAACAGAAAGCATAATTTCCAATTATGCTGTAAAAATGTTTGGGCTTACAATGGAAAGGCAAAAATTGTATAACAGGATAAACAAAAGGGTTGTGAATATGTTTGACATGGGGCTTGTGAGAGAGGTAAAAAATCTTTCTCAAAATAAAATGAGTTGGACATCAAGCAAGGCTCTCGGTTATAAAGAGGTGATAGACTGTTTAAAGAAAAACATTTCTCTGGAAGATACAATTTCTCTTGTTCAAAGAAACACAAGAAGATATGCAAAAAGGCAGATGACATGGTTTAAAAAAAATAAAAATATAAAATGGATAGATGTAGAAGATAAAGCGTCTGAGGATATAGCAAACCAGATTTTTAGCTTTACAGCAGGAGACAGATGA